A genomic window from Bdellovibrio sp. SKB1291214 includes:
- a CDS encoding CocE/NonD family hydrolase: MNFKIRVSSLLLLALTALGSLSAMAYPSTPVEKICDQYPKRSKLLGEAEFEMIQKELINYPADWLQEFCLGNPELVLNNGVMTIYRHGQKNAIILINRDRNVADIAFAEISFDYSIAQAAVTMSDGIQIPTLVFKPSLKKATTVPALLVRSPYFSKGISFTNYLAAVKNGIAVVLQPARGTSNAPGDFEWLNWKQEAKDANATMNWITQQKWFNGDIYAAGVSYDGFLALAAATTNHPALQAALPTSAPWNPSADSLSAHGNGVLAMKYTTGLNWDGNTRPAAIDKLARTSKNYDELLENARRTFGVHLRSLTQKQLAKKSEDFLAALKKTKATMIYSYGFRDDQDSRDVINLAKHMQGLKNHYFVTHGYGHSGFISLSMLTNMHTEGKASASEISKSVSTFFKSKSACLVSTDNQGLFVKNCSDDVNTIWKVGRVVVTLDQPLHSEKGIINPMWSNPAKANVLGQRKIKLKITAPAKDLTIAIDTVSVQDGKMEFDTQASGSEIIHLKKGTNNYEITSQHEFFEFQPTAYGLYIRNINYLTGEILENSILTLESVSYDLPLY; encoded by the coding sequence ATGAACTTCAAAATTCGCGTTTCAAGCCTATTGCTTCTTGCCCTGACCGCTTTAGGCAGTCTTTCGGCAATGGCTTATCCATCAACTCCGGTGGAAAAAATCTGCGATCAGTATCCTAAGCGCTCGAAGCTCCTGGGCGAAGCAGAGTTCGAGATGATCCAAAAAGAGTTGATAAACTATCCCGCTGATTGGCTGCAGGAGTTCTGCCTTGGAAATCCGGAACTGGTTTTAAATAACGGAGTGATGACTATTTACCGCCATGGTCAGAAGAACGCCATTATTCTGATAAATCGAGACAGGAACGTAGCCGATATTGCTTTCGCTGAAATCAGTTTTGATTACAGTATTGCCCAGGCCGCAGTTACCATGTCGGACGGAATTCAAATTCCCACGTTAGTGTTTAAGCCTAGTTTAAAAAAGGCAACCACAGTTCCAGCCCTACTTGTCCGCTCCCCCTACTTTTCAAAAGGCATCAGCTTTACAAACTATCTTGCAGCGGTGAAAAACGGGATAGCAGTCGTTCTGCAACCAGCTCGCGGGACATCAAATGCTCCGGGTGATTTTGAGTGGTTGAATTGGAAACAAGAAGCGAAAGACGCCAACGCCACAATGAATTGGATCACCCAGCAAAAGTGGTTTAACGGTGATATCTATGCTGCGGGAGTTTCTTACGACGGCTTTTTAGCTCTTGCGGCTGCAACAACAAATCACCCCGCTCTTCAAGCGGCATTACCGACCAGTGCTCCCTGGAATCCCAGTGCAGACAGTTTATCGGCTCATGGTAACGGTGTCCTTGCGATGAAATACACAACCGGGCTTAATTGGGATGGCAATACTCGTCCCGCAGCGATCGATAAGCTAGCTCGGACATCAAAAAACTATGATGAACTTTTAGAAAATGCTCGGCGAACATTCGGCGTCCATTTGCGCTCTTTGACCCAGAAACAGTTGGCTAAAAAATCAGAAGATTTCTTAGCCGCGCTGAAGAAGACCAAAGCGACGATGATTTACAGTTATGGTTTTCGTGACGACCAAGACAGTCGCGATGTCATCAATTTAGCAAAACATATGCAGGGCTTGAAAAATCATTATTTTGTAACTCATGGATATGGGCACAGTGGCTTCATATCCCTTTCCATGTTGACGAATATGCATACAGAAGGAAAAGCATCCGCTTCTGAGATTTCTAAAAGCGTTTCCACGTTTTTTAAAAGTAAATCTGCCTGCTTAGTCTCCACTGACAACCAAGGACTTTTCGTTAAGAACTGCAGTGATGATGTGAACACGATTTGGAAGGTTGGCCGTGTGGTGGTCACTTTAGATCAGCCTCTTCATTCTGAAAAAGGCATCATTAATCCGATGTGGAGCAACCCTGCGAAGGCGAATGTTCTTGGTCAACGCAAAATAAAACTAAAAATAACCGCTCCAGCCAAGGACCTGACTATCGCAATTGATACGGTCAGTGTGCAGGATGGAAAAATGGAGTTTGATACGCAAGCATCGGGAAGCGAAATTATTCATTTGAAAAAAGGCACAAATAACTACGAAATAACCTCTCAGCATGAGTTTTTTGAATTCCAACCAACAGCTTATGGGCTTTATATAAGAAATATTAATTATCTGACTGGAGAGATTTTAGAAAATTCCATCCTGACCCTTGAGTCAGTTAGTTATGATTTGCCCTTGTATTAA
- a CDS encoding ribose-phosphate diphosphokinase, with the protein MKGLKVFTANSNPELAKKVAAAAGIELGFSEVSTFADGEIQVEIHESVRGQNVFVIQSTCPPVNQSYMELFVMLDALRRASAASITAVIPYFGYARQDRKVAPRAPISAKLMADLIVSAGATRVVCVDLHAAQIQGFFNIPVDHLFAIPTLARAWRESHGIGPDFVAVSPDAGGVERTRAFAKRIESSMAIIDKRRSGPNEAKALHLIGDVTGKTAVIVDDMIDTAGTLTQAVDSLYKNGAKRVFAVATHPVLSGPAIARLKDSPIEKVWVTDTIPLSEAAKTCGKIEVVSVAPVLAEAIKRIHGNDSVSSLFD; encoded by the coding sequence ATGAAGGGCCTAAAAGTATTTACCGCTAATTCCAATCCTGAGCTGGCAAAGAAGGTAGCTGCGGCTGCCGGTATCGAACTCGGTTTTTCCGAGGTCAGCACGTTCGCCGATGGCGAGATCCAAGTTGAAATTCATGAAAGTGTTCGTGGTCAGAATGTCTTTGTTATCCAAAGCACATGCCCGCCCGTGAACCAAAGCTATATGGAGCTTTTCGTGATGCTAGATGCTCTTCGCCGGGCTTCGGCAGCTTCCATCACCGCTGTAATCCCGTATTTCGGGTATGCTCGCCAAGACAGAAAGGTCGCCCCGCGCGCCCCTATCTCCGCGAAATTGATGGCAGATTTGATTGTTTCAGCGGGCGCCACTCGTGTGGTTTGCGTCGATTTGCATGCAGCCCAAATCCAAGGCTTCTTTAACATTCCGGTGGATCACTTGTTTGCAATTCCAACCCTGGCAAGAGCTTGGCGCGAATCCCATGGAATCGGCCCTGACTTTGTTGCAGTGAGTCCCGACGCCGGAGGGGTGGAAAGAACCCGCGCCTTCGCCAAACGCATTGAATCCTCCATGGCGATTATCGATAAACGCCGTTCCGGTCCGAACGAGGCCAAAGCGCTTCATCTGATCGGGGATGTCACTGGGAAAACCGCTGTGATCGTGGACGATATGATCGATACGGCTGGAACCCTTACACAAGCAGTTGACAGTCTCTATAAGAATGGGGCAAAACGTGTGTTCGCTGTTGCAACGCACCCTGTTTTATCAGGCCCTGCCATCGCCCGCTTGAAGGACAGCCCAATCGAAAAAGTTTGGGTGACCGACACGATTCCATTATCGGAAGCGGCGAAAACTTGCGGAAAAATCGAAGTGGTGTCTGTCGCTCCAGTTTTGGCTGAAGCAATCAAACGTATCCACGGAAACGATTCCGTCAGCAGCCTTTTTGATTAA
- the pth gene encoding aminoacyl-tRNA hydrolase produces MSSWLIVGLGNPGGEYKLTRHNIGFMAVDYFMQGLGNPSIKNQFKAEVAQATWQGHTLYFCKPQTYMNLSGESVQPLMGYYKIPQEHLIVIHDDIDQPFNQMKIHKNRGHGGHNGIKSISQLLGSQDYARLKLGVGRPENPNYPVADYVLGKFTKEEFDKMPDFLNKGIDAIESIILDGIQKASTKFNG; encoded by the coding sequence ATGTCTTCATGGCTTATCGTCGGCTTAGGAAATCCTGGTGGAGAGTACAAGCTTACTCGTCACAATATTGGTTTCATGGCTGTCGACTACTTCATGCAGGGGTTGGGCAATCCATCCATTAAGAACCAATTCAAAGCCGAAGTGGCGCAAGCAACTTGGCAAGGTCACACGCTTTATTTCTGTAAACCGCAAACATACATGAATCTGTCTGGAGAGTCAGTGCAGCCTTTGATGGGCTACTATAAAATCCCTCAAGAGCACCTGATCGTGATTCATGACGATATCGACCAACCATTTAATCAAATGAAGATTCATAAAAATCGCGGTCACGGTGGCCACAACGGAATCAAAAGTATCTCGCAATTATTGGGCTCTCAGGATTATGCCCGTCTTAAATTGGGCGTTGGCCGGCCAGAAAACCCAAATTATCCCGTAGCTGACTATGTCTTGGGTAAATTTACGAAAGAGGAGTTCGACAAAATGCCGGATTTCCTAAACAAAGGTATCGACGCTATTGAGAGCATCATTCTAGATGGTATTCAAAAAGCTTCGACAAAATTCAACGGGTAA
- a CDS encoding 50S ribosomal protein L25: protein MKNRIELNVEARQTGKGNSRELRVNRQVPAVIYGAISPVNVTVSEKDVVKYNTRAYENALFNLKSGEKSANGIVVLVKKVDVHPVSRRPQHVDFYALDLKKAVRVNVEVRLEGKPVGLSEGGMLNVVNRQIEIEVLPTEIPEFFTADISNLAVGDALHASDVKITGSAKLISSGDTTIAVVSAQEEEVVAAPVAAAPAAAAAPAAGAKAAPAAAKPAAKK, encoded by the coding sequence ATGAAAAACAGAATCGAACTAAACGTTGAAGCTCGTCAAACTGGTAAAGGTAACAGCCGCGAATTGCGCGTTAACCGCCAAGTTCCTGCAGTTATCTACGGTGCTATCTCTCCAGTAAACGTAACAGTTTCTGAAAAAGACGTTGTTAAGTACAACACTCGTGCTTACGAAAATGCTCTTTTCAATCTTAAATCTGGCGAAAAATCTGCTAACGGTATCGTTGTACTTGTTAAAAAAGTTGACGTTCACCCAGTTTCTCGTCGTCCACAACACGTTGATTTCTACGCTCTTGATCTTAAAAAAGCAGTTCGCGTTAACGTTGAAGTACGTCTTGAAGGTAAACCAGTTGGTTTGTCTGAAGGCGGTATGTTGAACGTAGTTAACCGTCAAATCGAGATCGAAGTTCTTCCAACTGAGATCCCAGAATTCTTCACTGCTGACATCTCTAACTTGGCAGTAGGCGACGCTCTTCACGCATCTGACGTGAAAATCACTGGCTCTGCTAAATTGATCTCTTCTGGCGACACAACTATCGCAGTTGTTTCTGCTCAAGAAGAAGAAGTTGTTGCAGCTCCAGTTGCTGCTGCTCCAGCTGCCGCTGCTGCTCCTGCTGCAGGCGCGAAAGCTGCTCCAGCTGCTGCAAAACCAGCTGCGAAAAAATAG
- a CDS encoding outer membrane protein OmpK, translating to MIQRLLIAIVAIILLSPMTSAFAAKVTDGDIHKGDFRWFQFNLMQSIDNKIPFQNQQDTYFEMEFGGRSGIIDLYGYLDIFDIFNSPNSDRHGDTSNPNAQDDNFFFKFSPRFSLDYMTRSDLSLGPVQELYIATLFNVGDRALFEEYIGLGSDIQVPWLGKLGANLMARHVRENYGANDEGSWNGYILSTNWFKPFVEFQNQSFITWQGYLDYKFGADKIADDVDRTSWSLEWFNGFYWHSKQYAVGYGLKYYQNMALFKSGGIAGETSGFGHYLDLTYKF from the coding sequence ATGATTCAAAGACTTCTGATCGCGATTGTCGCAATCATTTTGCTATCCCCTATGACGTCCGCATTTGCCGCGAAAGTCACTGATGGAGACATTCATAAGGGTGATTTCAGATGGTTCCAATTCAACCTTATGCAGTCCATCGACAACAAGATTCCATTTCAGAATCAACAGGACACCTATTTTGAAATGGAATTTGGGGGTCGCTCAGGGATTATAGATCTGTATGGTTATTTGGATATCTTTGATATTTTCAATTCACCCAACAGCGATCGCCACGGAGACACTTCGAATCCGAATGCTCAAGACGATAACTTCTTCTTTAAATTCTCTCCGCGTTTTTCATTGGATTATATGACTCGTTCGGATCTTTCATTGGGTCCTGTACAAGAGCTTTATATCGCAACTTTGTTCAATGTTGGTGATCGCGCGTTGTTCGAAGAATACATCGGTCTTGGCTCTGATATTCAAGTTCCATGGCTTGGCAAATTGGGTGCAAACCTAATGGCTCGTCATGTGCGCGAAAATTATGGTGCAAACGATGAAGGTTCTTGGAATGGATATATCCTTTCCACAAACTGGTTTAAGCCTTTTGTTGAATTCCAAAATCAATCCTTCATCACTTGGCAGGGTTATTTGGATTATAAATTCGGAGCTGATAAAATCGCTGACGATGTAGATCGTACGTCTTGGTCCCTGGAATGGTTCAATGGTTTTTACTGGCATTCAAAGCAGTACGCTGTGGGTTATGGTTTAAAGTACTACCAGAATATGGCACTCTTTAAGTCCGGCGGTATTGCAGGTGAGACCTCAGGTTTTGGCCACTATTTAGATCTGACTTATAAATTCTAA
- the ychF gene encoding redox-regulated ATPase YchF, which translates to MALQVGIVGLPNVGKSTLFNALTSAKAEAANYPFCTIDPNVGVVTVPDPRMDKITSFIKPQKVIPTTMEFVDIAGIVKGASQGEGLGNQFLSHIRQTDAIVHVVRCFDDPNIVHVAGSVDPIRDIEIINTELLLADLDSVEKRLQRIEKQAKNSTDKKLKMEVEVAKKVQEALGKGLPARSVTLDDMEAPLLREMHLLTAKPVLYAMNVSDSDFAAGGNDWTKAVIARAAEENNKTIMICSAMEAEIALLPPEDRADFLAALGAEEPGLNRLIREAYTLLGLQTYFTAGEKEVRAWTIRANTKAPQAAGVIHTDFEKGFIRAETYHCEDLFTYKSEQAVKDAGKYRVEGKEYVVKDGDVLFFRFNV; encoded by the coding sequence ATGGCATTACAAGTCGGTATCGTCGGTCTTCCGAATGTTGGTAAAAGTACGCTTTTCAATGCGTTGACTTCAGCTAAGGCTGAGGCTGCCAACTACCCTTTCTGTACAATCGATCCGAACGTGGGTGTGGTAACAGTTCCAGATCCTCGCATGGATAAAATCACGTCCTTCATCAAGCCACAAAAAGTCATTCCAACTACTATGGAATTCGTGGACATCGCAGGTATCGTCAAAGGCGCTTCTCAAGGTGAAGGTCTAGGAAACCAGTTCCTTTCACACATCCGCCAAACAGATGCTATCGTTCATGTGGTTCGTTGTTTTGATGATCCAAATATCGTACACGTTGCGGGTTCTGTAGACCCCATCCGTGACATCGAAATCATCAACACGGAGTTGTTGTTGGCCGATTTGGATTCAGTTGAAAAACGTCTTCAACGTATCGAAAAACAAGCCAAGAATTCCACCGACAAGAAATTGAAAATGGAAGTTGAGGTCGCTAAGAAAGTTCAAGAAGCCTTGGGCAAAGGTTTGCCTGCACGCTCTGTAACTTTAGATGACATGGAAGCACCGTTGTTGCGCGAAATGCATTTGCTAACTGCTAAGCCAGTTCTTTACGCAATGAACGTTTCAGACTCTGATTTCGCAGCGGGTGGCAATGACTGGACAAAAGCGGTTATTGCTCGCGCAGCTGAAGAGAATAATAAAACGATCATGATCTGTTCTGCGATGGAAGCAGAGATCGCATTGTTGCCACCTGAAGATCGTGCAGACTTCTTGGCAGCATTGGGTGCTGAAGAGCCGGGTTTGAACCGTTTGATCCGTGAAGCTTACACGCTTTTGGGTCTACAAACTTACTTCACTGCCGGTGAAAAAGAAGTTCGTGCTTGGACGATCCGTGCAAACACAAAAGCTCCACAGGCAGCTGGCGTGATCCACACGGACTTTGAAAAAGGTTTCATTCGTGCTGAAACGTACCACTGCGAAGATTTGTTCACTTACAAATCCGAACAAGCCGTCAAAGACGCTGGTAAATACCGTGTTGAAGGTAAAGAGTACGTAGTTAAAGATGGCGACGTCTTATTCTTCCGTTTCAACGTTTAG
- a CDS encoding ABC transporter permease, with the protein MKRPLVILAALYLSFLVVGVILAPVFFSQGFEQNIDQILQAPSSLHWFGTDSLGRDLFARVLLGARVSLTVGVVCAILTFLIGFVYGAVAGWFEGFVDRIMMRFCDILMAIPSFILVAVICLSVQLILPIQDPQWAAIVGLCVGISATHWINMARVTRGMVIETKRKPFVDAAIALGGNSAHIVLRHILPNIGSTLLVLVAVQIPTNILYESFMSFIGIGVHPPYTSWGILVSEGWKTLSSFPHLILFPSLILFLTVWSFHILLDEIRD; encoded by the coding sequence ATGAAGCGCCCTCTCGTAATTCTTGCAGCCCTATATCTCAGTTTCTTAGTGGTCGGGGTGATCCTGGCTCCGGTCTTTTTTTCACAAGGCTTTGAGCAAAATATTGATCAAATTCTTCAAGCCCCTTCATCGCTGCACTGGTTTGGTACCGATTCTTTAGGACGAGATTTATTTGCGCGTGTCTTGTTGGGGGCCCGCGTTTCCCTGACTGTGGGCGTGGTCTGCGCGATTTTAACTTTCCTGATTGGTTTCGTTTATGGCGCTGTGGCCGGGTGGTTTGAAGGCTTTGTAGATCGCATAATGATGCGTTTTTGCGATATACTGATGGCTATCCCCAGTTTTATCTTGGTTGCAGTGATTTGCTTAAGCGTTCAGCTGATTTTACCTATTCAAGATCCGCAGTGGGCCGCAATCGTGGGCTTGTGTGTGGGGATTTCGGCCACTCATTGGATTAATATGGCTCGTGTGACCCGAGGGATGGTTATTGAAACTAAGCGTAAGCCGTTTGTGGATGCAGCGATTGCTTTAGGTGGAAACAGTGCGCACATCGTTCTTCGTCATATCTTGCCCAATATCGGAAGCACCTTGTTGGTCTTAGTTGCTGTGCAAATACCGACAAACATTCTTTATGAAAGTTTCATGAGCTTTATCGGAATCGGTGTTCATCCACCTTATACAAGTTGGGGAATCTTAGTCAGTGAAGGGTGGAAAACGCTTTCAAGTTTTCCTCATCTAATCCTATTTCCTAGCCTGATCTTGTTCTTAACCGTGTGGAGTTTCCACATCCTGCTCGACGAAATTCGCGATTGA
- a CDS encoding ABC transporter permease: protein MSNNWVRFLIKKSFEIFASLAVLVALSFLLLKALPGGPFDDEAALHPTVKATLSEQWGLQQSTLTQSFKYLTSLLHGDLGVSMAHPDQQVSSIIAKGFGNTLSLNLATLVLVILAAFALSLLSQRYRDSWFEKGVDQLMITFISLPSLFWGPLLIYLFGFYLDLLPTAFLSEPRNYILPILTLGVRPLASLVRILKTSLKQNYDMDYVRTAKSKGVEEWDIIVRHVLRNSLIPFLSYLGPLLVGMLSGSFLVEMLFAIPGLGGQFIMALSDRDYTLIVGLTLFYGSMLILVNSFIDVLMRAADPRMRDEA from the coding sequence TTGAGTAACAACTGGGTACGTTTTCTTATTAAAAAGTCTTTCGAGATCTTTGCGTCACTGGCGGTGCTAGTGGCGCTTAGTTTTTTATTGCTCAAAGCTTTACCTGGTGGACCCTTTGATGATGAAGCTGCTCTTCACCCAACAGTGAAGGCGACGCTGTCCGAACAGTGGGGTCTGCAACAATCCACACTGACTCAATCATTTAAATATCTTACTTCTTTATTGCATGGTGATTTAGGTGTGTCGATGGCGCATCCTGATCAGCAGGTGTCTTCGATCATCGCCAAAGGCTTTGGCAATACTTTAAGTTTGAATCTGGCGACCTTGGTGTTAGTGATCTTGGCAGCATTTGCATTGTCTTTACTTTCTCAACGTTACCGTGACAGTTGGTTTGAAAAGGGAGTGGATCAATTAATGATTACATTCATTTCCTTGCCAAGTCTGTTCTGGGGACCTTTGTTGATCTACCTTTTTGGTTTTTATTTGGACCTTCTGCCGACGGCCTTTTTATCCGAGCCACGCAATTACATTTTACCTATTCTGACTTTAGGAGTTCGCCCATTAGCATCTCTAGTGCGCATTCTGAAAACCTCTTTAAAACAGAACTACGATATGGACTATGTGCGCACGGCAAAATCTAAAGGTGTTGAAGAATGGGATATTATCGTCCGTCACGTTCTTCGTAATTCTTTGATTCCATTTTTAAGTTATCTGGGACCCTTGTTGGTCGGGATGCTGTCGGGCTCATTTTTGGTTGAAATGCTTTTTGCTATTCCTGGCTTAGGCGGGCAATTCATTATGGCCTTGTCTGATCGCGATTACACTTTGATTGTCGGTTTAACATTGTTTTATGGTTCAATGCTAATTTTGGTAAACTCTTTCATCGATGTTTTGATGAGAGCCGCTGATCCAAGAATGAGGGACGAGGCATGA